In Elephas maximus indicus isolate mEleMax1 chromosome 14, mEleMax1 primary haplotype, whole genome shotgun sequence, one DNA window encodes the following:
- the LOC126058382 gene encoding olfactory receptor 14A16-like, producing the protein MNNFTSVTMFFLMGFSDVREIQISHAVLFLLLYLAAVLGNVLIITLTSKDHRLHTPMYFFLQNLSFLDLCLISITVPKSIANSLANHTTISFLGCVSQVFFFFLSATTEVSLLTVMSYDRYVAICHPLRYEVIMSHGACVQMAAFLWVSGVLNAILHTASTFSIPVCGSPEIHQFFCDVPQLLSLACSYNTVELVVIGLSLVLGFGCFVFIDISYIHIFSIVLRIPSREGRSRAFSTCLPHLTVVTLFLFSVFFAYLRPLPKSPSPLDLLVSVFYTMVPPIMNPVIYSLRNKDMKMALKKLKEWALPFKLGGLMSHIS; encoded by the coding sequence ATGAACAATTTCACCTCTGTGACCATGTTCTTCCTAATGGGGTTTTCTGATGTTCGGGAGATCCAGATCTCACATGCTGTGTTGTTTTTGCTGCTATACCTGGCAGCTGTACTGGGGAACGTTCTCATCATCACTCTCACAAGCAAGGATCATCGGCTCCACACCCCTATGTATTTCTTCCTGCAGAACTTGTCCTTTCTGGATCTCTGCCTCATTTCCATCACTGTTCCCAAATCCATCGCAAACTCTCTGGCTAATCACACCACCATCTCATTTCTCGGCTGTGTTTCACaggtatttttcttcttcctctcagcCACTACAGAAGTATCTCTACTCACAGTGATGTCTTATGACCGCTACGTTGCCATCTGCCACCCACTGAGGTATGAAGTCATCATGAGCCATGGAGCCTGTGTGCAGATGGCAGCTTTCTTATGGGTCAGTGGAGTTCTCAATGCAATTCTGCACACAGCTTCTACCTTCTCCATACCTGTGTGTGGGTCTCCTGAAATTCATCAGTTCTTCTGTGATGTTCCACAACTGCTGTCCCTCGCCTGTTCTTATAATACTGTGGAATTAGTAGTCATTGGGCTCAGCCTGGTGTTAGGTTTTGGCTgttttgtgtttattgatatCTCTTACATTCACATCTTCTCCATTGTTCTGAGAATCCCATCCAGAGAAGGCAGGTCTAGAGCTTTCTCCACGTGCTTGCCTCACCTCACTGTTgtgactctctttctcttttctgttttttttgcctATTTACGACCTTTACCCAAATCTCCATCACCCTTGGATTTGCTGGTGTCAGTATTCTATACTATGGTGCCACCCATCATGAATCCCGTCATCTACAGTCTGAGAAATAAGGATATGAAGATGGCATTAAAGAAACTTAAAGAGTGGGCATTGCCCTTCAAATTAGGAGGGTTAATGTCACATATATCATGA